The Longimicrobiales bacterium nucleotide sequence CCCCGCCGCGGTCGGCTCTTCTGCCGGGGTCATGCTGCCGGCGCGCGACCGTTCCGCCACTGTGCTCGACATGTCAGTTCCCTCCGTCCGTGACGATCAACCGCCCCTGCAGCATGCTCATGCCGCACGTGAACCCGAATGTCCCCGTCTGATCCGGCGTCAGATCGATCGTCGTCTTCTCGAACGCGGGCAGGTACCGCTTGATGCCGAAATCCGGGAACACGACTTCCTCGGAGCAGCCCGAGGTCTCCTGCCGGTCAAACGTGATGCGCACCGGCTTGCCGCGACGCACCTCGATCACGCCCGGCTGGTATCCACCGTGAACCGCCACATGCACCTCCTGCACACCACTCGCACTCGCCGCGGCGACCGTCGCCTTCTTCCCGGCCATGAAGAAATACCAGTTGACCCATGCGATGCCCGTCAGGGCGGCGGCGGCGGCGAGCAGATCCCCAGCTGACATGTTTTTCCTCCAGGTTAGATACCCCCCAGGGGTATAAAGTGTAGCACAAGGATATATACCCCCACCCCCTATGTCAAGAGGGTCGCGTAGATGACGGCGCGGAAGCGGTCCGGGAGAGCTGTGTGCCTGGCCACGGGAGGGCGGGTGCGCCAAGGAAGCGGGACACAAATGCCGGCGGTCAATGCGGGTGGGAAGCGGCGCAGGGTCGGCCGGGGTTCGGGATAACGCACCGGCGGGAGGGCACAGGGGCCCTCGATTCGACGGCAATCCTAGCCCCACGCCGCCTATCGCGATTGGGGCACAGTTGCCGGCGCTCCGCGCCGTCAACTATCCACCGACCCGTCTTTAGATGGACCTGGTGCATGATGGACGCCGCTCCGCGCCGGCAACTATCCCCGACTCGTCGGCAGAAGGACCTGGGGCATGACGGACGGCGCTCCGCGCCGTCCACTATCCCCCAACCGTTCCGGCGTCCGGATTGGAGGA carries:
- a CDS encoding cupredoxin domain-containing protein, yielding MSAGDLLAAAAALTGIAWVNWYFFMAGKKATVAAASASGVQEVHVAVHGGYQPGVIEVRRGKPVRITFDRQETSGCSEEVVFPDFGIKRYLPAFEKTTIDLTPDQTGTFGFTCGMSMLQGRLIVTDGGN